The Seleniivibrio woodruffii genome window below encodes:
- a CDS encoding PA2779 family protein: protein MEFMRKQRTAVCLLLIFSMMFLAGPVQTAAHAAMISPQTVIDTAKAAEAKEQINTFLAREDVQKSLTAMGISPDEAKARAAGLSDSEAVAFADQMENAPAGGSAGMLIGAVLFVFVLLLITDILGFTKVFKFTRSLR, encoded by the coding sequence ATGGAATTTATGAGAAAACAGAGGACAGCCGTATGTCTGCTTCTGATATTCAGTATGATGTTTCTGGCAGGTCCCGTGCAGACCGCTGCCCATGCAGCAATGATCAGCCCGCAGACGGTTATCGACACCGCAAAAGCAGCAGAGGCAAAAGAGCAGATCAACACCTTCCTTGCCCGTGAGGACGTGCAGAAGAGCCTGACGGCTATGGGCATATCCCCTGACGAGGCCAAGGCAAGAGCGGCAGGTCTTTCCGACTCCGAAGCGGTGGCTTTTGCCGACCAGATGGAGAACGCACCCGCAGGCGGTTCGGCAGGGATGCTTATCGGTGCGGTTCTGTTCGTGTTCGTTCTGCTTCTGATAACCGACATACTCGGATTCACCAAGGTATTCAAGTTCACAAGGTCATTAAGATGA
- a CDS encoding PAS domain-containing sensor histidine kinase, translated as MASLNYLDHILNGAMVLDENLNVHYFNHWLEVQTGIKRADIEGSPITDYFPDINSGMLKRKLKQVFLLNTPAFINAEAEKYLIKIPSRKLTGSLFPFMLQNAVITIYDKANRQALCMIYDQTSLFETRTNLEISAANLAEQHLLLQNTMDFQTNIIFVMSEKRLINWNYSFMELFGYDIDERINSGAADLMDFITHDSYLTTKETSFYSFITKSLESDITNRITVTDTNGKERTFIFSARRMPERENYIIVSMTDITRLKNKEKLLQDINNELSRRYDEKNIELKKLNFELTRSRDQLQLAQEVARSGSFEYFCTDGTIKVSQGMKNILGDPDFKPNSVEDIHRFFHGNHAEGIKKLCQKTMENKMDSFSVFSEIISKSGRKKPVDIYGKVLGSEREGKRLLVTMQDLTDIRELEKQIKDKERLLASLFDIADIGFLILDSEGVIMRVNREFARLTGYAEQEILGRGLDCLNIISHKSDYEKYVRNAAENTSEIILTAKDGSQKYAYMNVTRYSADEKTTYSVYAFTDITDRISILSEQKDQEQLLIQQSKMAAMGEMIGVIGHQWKQPLNVLNLVLDNIKDSIETGKGDFEEIIRMTDTSLEQVRFMAETIDDFRNFFSHDKDPRPFDLISTVNNTVRLLLPLFAVRGTQIEVENKLSAREAVYGVANEFRHCIINILSNAKDAIQNRVNVQRDFSGQVRIVIDGDDSMISVRIYDNGGGIPKDIIDHIFDPYFTTKGDKGTGIGMYMVKLIIRKMDGDIRVNNTEDGACITIDLPSIKPKRD; from the coding sequence ATGGCATCACTCAATTACCTCGACCATATCCTGAACGGAGCAATGGTTCTGGATGAGAATCTGAACGTGCACTACTTCAACCACTGGCTGGAGGTGCAGACAGGAATCAAACGGGCCGATATCGAAGGCTCACCCATCACCGATTATTTTCCCGATATAAACTCCGGAATGCTGAAACGAAAGCTGAAACAGGTGTTTCTGCTGAACACACCCGCATTCATAAACGCAGAGGCTGAAAAATACCTCATAAAGATACCGAGCCGGAAGCTTACGGGCAGCCTGTTTCCGTTCATGCTCCAGAACGCAGTAATAACCATTTACGACAAAGCGAACAGACAGGCACTCTGCATGATATACGATCAGACCTCACTCTTTGAGACCAGAACAAATCTGGAGATAAGTGCGGCAAATCTGGCGGAACAGCACCTTCTTCTCCAGAACACAATGGATTTTCAGACGAACATAATATTCGTCATGAGCGAAAAGCGGCTCATCAACTGGAACTACAGCTTTATGGAGCTTTTCGGATACGATATTGACGAGCGGATCAACTCAGGTGCCGCCGACCTGATGGATTTCATCACCCACGACAGCTATCTGACCACAAAAGAGACCAGCTTCTACAGCTTTATAACCAAAAGCCTGGAATCGGACATCACCAACCGCATAACGGTCACCGACACCAACGGCAAGGAGCGCACCTTTATCTTCAGCGCACGCAGAATGCCTGAAAGGGAGAACTACATAATAGTCTCCATGACCGACATAACAAGACTCAAAAACAAGGAAAAACTCCTTCAGGATATAAACAACGAACTCAGCAGGCGATATGACGAGAAGAACATCGAACTGAAAAAGCTGAACTTCGAGCTGACACGCAGCCGTGACCAGCTCCAGCTGGCTCAGGAGGTCGCACGCTCCGGAAGTTTCGAATATTTCTGCACCGACGGAACCATAAAGGTCAGTCAGGGGATGAAGAACATTCTGGGGGATCCTGACTTCAAACCAAACTCTGTTGAAGATATCCACAGATTCTTCCACGGCAATCATGCAGAGGGGATAAAAAAACTCTGCCAGAAAACCATGGAAAACAAGATGGACAGCTTTTCCGTGTTCTCCGAAATAATCAGCAAAAGCGGCAGAAAAAAGCCTGTGGACATATACGGCAAGGTGCTGGGCAGTGAAAGGGAGGGGAAACGCCTTCTGGTCACAATGCAGGACCTGACCGATATCAGAGAGCTTGAAAAGCAGATAAAGGATAAAGAGAGGCTTCTGGCCTCACTTTTCGACATAGCGGACATCGGCTTCCTTATCCTCGATTCCGAAGGTGTCATAATGCGTGTCAACAGGGAGTTCGCAAGGCTGACAGGATATGCCGAACAGGAAATTCTGGGCAGAGGTTTGGACTGCCTCAACATAATCTCTCACAAAAGCGACTATGAAAAATACGTCCGCAACGCCGCAGAAAACACATCAGAGATAATCCTGACCGCAAAGGACGGCAGTCAGAAATATGCCTATATGAACGTTACCCGCTACAGCGCAGACGAAAAAACCACATACAGCGTTTATGCCTTCACCGACATAACCGACAGGATATCAATCCTCTCCGAACAGAAAGATCAGGAACAGCTGCTCATCCAGCAGTCGAAAATGGCGGCCATGGGAGAGATGATAGGCGTTATCGGTCACCAGTGGAAACAGCCCCTGAACGTGCTTAATCTGGTGCTGGACAACATTAAGGACAGCATTGAGACCGGAAAAGGCGACTTTGAGGAGATAATCCGCATGACCGACACCTCACTGGAGCAGGTCAGGTTCATGGCGGAGACAATAGACGATTTCCGAAATTTCTTCAGCCACGACAAAGACCCCAGACCATTCGACCTCATCAGCACGGTCAACAATACCGTACGCCTGCTCCTTCCGCTGTTCGCAGTAAGGGGAACACAGATCGAGGTTGAAAACAAGCTCTCTGCAAGAGAGGCTGTTTACGGGGTTGCAAACGAGTTCCGCCACTGCATAATCAACATTCTGAGCAACGCAAAGGATGCTATTCAGAACAGAGTGAACGTTCAGAGGGATTTCAGCGGACAGGTCAGAATCGTCATAGACGGGGACGACTCCATGATAAGCGTCAGAATATACGACAACGGCGGCGGCATCCCCAAGGACATTATAGACCACATATTCGATCCCTATTTCACCACCAAAGGGGACAAGGGCACAGGGATCGGCATGTATATGGTTAAGCTGATAATTCGCAAGATGGACGGAGACATACGGGTTAACAACACAGAAGACGGAGCCTGTATAACCATCGACCTGCCGTCAATAAAGCCTAAAAGGGACTAA
- a CDS encoding response regulator — MKILVVDDSGFARRALIKLINEQLEGWEVTDTGDGKQAVSLFRQHQPDLVFLDLTMPDVRGEEILEEIRSFDRTSKIIVVSADIQQKTRENVMALGADYMVNKPINAEKIAQALTTVMC, encoded by the coding sequence GTGAAGATACTCGTAGTAGACGATTCGGGATTTGCCAGAAGGGCACTCATAAAACTTATAAATGAACAGCTGGAAGGCTGGGAGGTTACGGATACGGGAGACGGGAAGCAGGCTGTGTCCCTTTTCAGACAGCACCAGCCAGACCTTGTGTTTCTCGACCTCACAATGCCCGATGTCAGAGGAGAAGAGATTCTGGAAGAGATACGCTCCTTTGACAGGACATCGAAGATAATCGTGGTCTCTGCCGATATTCAGCAGAAAACCAGAGAAAACGTCATGGCACTGGGAGCCGACTATATGGTGAACAAGCCCATAAACGCCGAGAAGATAGCCCAGGCTCTGACAACAGTCATGTGCTGA
- a CDS encoding DUF116 domain-containing protein, with amino-acid sequence MSKLISKDRAIFMALFFLCGSVIFCAGLMVWFLMMIGAATISPVAANIITGLFLVFASSVTLFSVIFAYTALTGKDLNMVKGLRRVATRLTLPFMLRVAKTAGMDRDRLVRAFVNINNDMVRGIIKRRQVRKLLILLPHCIQLYGCDLKLTKDISRCTGCGGCDVKDLVNIADRYNISINIATGGTVARKIVKDTRPDLILAVACERDLLSGIQDTYPLPVLGFCNERPNGECTSTRIDTRLIEEEIKSIYNFKEAI; translated from the coding sequence TTGAGTAAACTTATCTCCAAAGACAGGGCTATCTTTATGGCTCTGTTCTTCCTCTGCGGAAGCGTGATATTTTGTGCAGGCCTTATGGTCTGGTTTTTGATGATGATCGGTGCGGCGACGATATCGCCTGTGGCGGCAAACATCATAACCGGGCTGTTTCTGGTCTTTGCGTCCTCTGTGACGCTGTTTTCGGTCATCTTCGCCTACACGGCGCTGACCGGAAAAGACCTGAACATGGTGAAAGGGCTGCGCAGAGTAGCAACAAGGCTGACCCTGCCCTTTATGCTCCGTGTGGCTAAGACCGCCGGAATGGACAGAGACAGGCTTGTGCGTGCTTTTGTCAACATCAACAACGACATGGTGCGTGGGATAATAAAGCGCAGACAGGTGCGAAAGCTCCTTATCCTTCTGCCCCACTGTATCCAGCTCTACGGCTGTGACCTGAAACTGACAAAAGATATATCACGATGCACAGGATGCGGAGGATGTGATGTAAAAGACCTTGTCAATATTGCTGACAGGTATAATATTTCAATCAACATAGCCACCGGAGGAACGGTGGCACGGAAAATCGTGAAGGACACCCGCCCCGACCTTATTCTGGCGGTGGCATGCGAGCGTGACCTTCTCAGCGGCATTCAGGATACCTATCCGCTGCCCGTTCTGGGTTTCTGCAACGAAAGACCCAACGGCGAGTGCACCAGCACAAGGATAGATACCCGACTGATAGAGGAAGAAATAAAATCTATATATAATTTCAAGGAGGCAATATGA
- a CDS encoding PAS domain S-box protein, giving the protein MGKLRSMTGFIPISVFIFVTALAIILYESSLFSLQKGMQSTFRMYTKETANAITVRMGTYEQVLRGVEGFLSANKDTITREMWKEYASTLELSNLYPGVQAIGFAKIVKQSELESHINDVRRSGVFYYRVHPEQKKDYYVPVMMMYPEDRINLKVMGYDLSSEPVRSGMLKEAGESGKTALTGKMVLKQEADMKNPPSGVLMAMPVYRHGELYGYVAAPFRMNDLMRGIFGTYVQGLSLKIYDTEVSPANLMYSTGDSGEETIMSAVLPVAMYGRTWQLKFDAGEVFFSQFDRSKPLQVLVGGVLTGFLLAMLSYILLKTRSRAYEMAEQMAQRFYESEERYRRTFEQAAVGIVMTSLDGRFMKPNSCFCRITGYTVAELLKKTMLDITYVKDLKDNEGCGTDLIAGRTDTYVTERRLVRKDGSIIWAVITASVLKDNEGAPKNIIMVVEDISRKKNTEDALINLNTRLTAIIENSLVGIIQVRERRFQWANNAFLEIFGYRSEDIIGKSTMAIHPDEKHYEDFGRFVDSELVFSKNGYASVRTEMRKCDGSLVWVEMAGKRIKDEDGEPCSVWVVMDVTERKLAEDRLLELNNTLESKVAEETHRRIEQERLFMQQGRLAAMGEMIGAIAHQWRQPLNVMALMVQNIQEEYELDMLDRDIMKEFADISMKQILFMSNTIDDFRNFFRTDKERVEFSAVQQISAVIDLVNQQFTAHNIKVRIVRHADAILYGVANEFAQVILNLLSNSKDAFLLNHRSDPEIKIEISCSEGVFRITVADNAGGIADDISDKIFDPYFTTKGPEKGTGIGLYMSKLIINDHYNGVLSFRNCEEGAEFIIELPVVSCCKI; this is encoded by the coding sequence ATGGGCAAGCTGCGGTCAATGACCGGATTTATTCCAATATCTGTTTTCATATTCGTAACAGCTCTTGCCATCATTCTCTATGAATCCTCTTTGTTTTCTCTTCAAAAAGGCATGCAGAGCACATTCCGCATGTACACCAAAGAAACTGCAAACGCCATAACGGTCCGGATGGGAACCTATGAGCAGGTTCTGCGGGGTGTTGAAGGTTTTCTCTCGGCAAATAAAGATACGATAACCAGAGAAATGTGGAAGGAATACGCTTCCACTCTGGAGCTTTCCAACCTTTATCCGGGGGTTCAGGCCATCGGGTTTGCAAAAATTGTGAAACAGAGCGAGCTTGAGAGCCATATAAACGATGTGCGCAGATCCGGAGTGTTTTATTACAGGGTGCATCCCGAACAGAAGAAGGATTATTATGTTCCGGTGATGATGATGTATCCGGAGGACAGGATAAACCTGAAGGTCATGGGATATGACCTCTCCAGCGAGCCTGTACGCTCAGGTATGCTTAAAGAGGCTGGAGAGTCCGGCAAAACAGCTCTTACAGGTAAAATGGTGCTGAAGCAGGAGGCGGATATGAAAAATCCTCCCTCCGGAGTGCTGATGGCCATGCCTGTTTACAGACACGGGGAGCTTTACGGATACGTTGCGGCTCCTTTCAGAATGAACGATCTTATGCGGGGCATCTTCGGCACTTATGTGCAGGGGCTCTCCCTTAAAATATACGATACCGAGGTTTCCCCTGCAAACCTTATGTACTCCACAGGCGACAGCGGTGAAGAGACCATAATGTCCGCTGTTCTGCCCGTTGCCATGTACGGCAGAACATGGCAGCTTAAGTTTGATGCGGGTGAGGTTTTCTTCAGCCAGTTCGACAGGAGCAAGCCGCTTCAGGTTCTTGTGGGCGGAGTCCTTACGGGTTTTCTGCTGGCGATGCTCAGCTATATCCTGCTTAAAACCAGAAGCCGTGCATATGAGATGGCGGAGCAGATGGCGCAGAGGTTTTATGAGAGTGAGGAACGCTACCGCAGAACCTTTGAACAGGCCGCAGTGGGTATAGTGATGACTTCGCTGGACGGCAGGTTCATGAAGCCCAACTCCTGTTTCTGCCGCATAACCGGATACACCGTTGCCGAACTTCTGAAAAAGACAATGCTGGATATAACCTATGTCAAAGATCTGAAAGATAACGAAGGTTGCGGGACAGATCTTATCGCAGGAAGAACCGACACCTATGTCACCGAACGGCGGCTGGTTCGCAAGGACGGCAGTATTATCTGGGCGGTGATAACCGCATCGGTTCTTAAAGACAACGAGGGCGCACCGAAGAACATAATCATGGTTGTTGAAGACATATCCCGCAAAAAGAACACCGAAGATGCGCTTATAAACCTTAACACCAGACTGACGGCCATCATCGAAAACTCGCTGGTGGGCATAATTCAGGTGAGGGAGCGGAGGTTTCAGTGGGCAAACAACGCCTTTCTGGAGATTTTCGGATACAGGTCTGAAGACATCATAGGCAAATCCACCATGGCAATTCATCCCGACGAAAAGCATTATGAGGATTTCGGCAGATTCGTTGACTCTGAACTTGTGTTTTCAAAGAACGGCTACGCCAGCGTCAGAACAGAGATGCGCAAGTGCGACGGCAGTCTTGTCTGGGTGGAGATGGCCGGAAAGCGGATAAAGGATGAGGACGGCGAACCCTGTTCCGTTTGGGTGGTTATGGACGTCACCGAGAGGAAACTGGCCGAGGACAGGCTTCTGGAGCTTAACAACACTCTGGAATCGAAGGTTGCCGAGGAAACCCACCGCAGGATAGAGCAGGAGAGGCTTTTCATGCAGCAGGGCAGGCTGGCGGCCATGGGCGAGATGATAGGCGCAATAGCCCACCAGTGGCGGCAGCCGCTGAACGTCATGGCTCTCATGGTGCAGAATATTCAGGAGGAATACGAACTGGATATGCTGGACAGGGACATAATGAAGGAATTTGCGGATATAAGCATGAAACAGATATTGTTTATGTCCAACACCATAGACGATTTCAGGAATTTCTTCAGGACGGATAAGGAGCGGGTGGAGTTTTCAGCCGTTCAGCAGATATCTGCGGTTATTGATCTTGTGAACCAGCAGTTCACTGCGCATAACATAAAAGTCAGGATAGTCAGGCATGCGGACGCAATTCTTTATGGGGTTGCAAACGAGTTCGCACAGGTGATACTGAATCTGCTGTCCAACAGCAAGGACGCATTTCTGCTGAACCACAGGAGCGATCCCGAGATAAAAATCGAAATTTCATGCAGTGAGGGGGTTTTCAGAATAACTGTTGCCGACAATGCCGGGGGTATAGCCGACGACATATCTGATAAGATTTTCGATCCCTACTTTACCACCAAAGGACCTGAAAAGGGCACTGGGATAGGGCTTTACATGAGCAAGCTGATAATCAACGATCATTATAACGGAGTACTTTCGTTCAGAAACTGCGAAGAGGGGGCAGAGTTCATAATAGAACTGCCTGTGGTCTCCTGTTGTAAAATATAA
- a CDS encoding PA2778 family cysteine peptidase: MKKSLTLLFCVWVLTAGCAAKVSSKWDGVTADNPSVALSVPFYDQQDYFCGPASLAMMLEYSGIKSNPDEIAEKVFTPSKKGSFKEDMLTGARRSGRIPYTIDSPHDLYGFLRTGRPVLVFLNLGLDMYPIWHYAVVTGIHGGYITMHSGDTPDERLKTAVFDKIWSRAGYWGFVLLKPGEVPDGIDPVRLSEAASAYALSDASGAIATLSYAYELYDSKPVMFSYATALYISGRKTESIDIFRRITEKYPDDGDGWNNLAHVLNETGLSRLALYAARRAVAIGGKNIDVYQETLDSIQTP; this comes from the coding sequence ATGAAAAAAAGCCTGACGCTGCTGTTCTGTGTGTGGGTTCTCACCGCAGGCTGTGCGGCAAAGGTTTCTTCAAAATGGGACGGGGTGACGGCGGATAATCCCTCTGTCGCCCTGTCCGTTCCGTTCTATGATCAGCAGGATTATTTCTGCGGCCCCGCTTCGCTGGCAATGATGCTGGAATACAGCGGGATTAAATCGAACCCCGACGAAATAGCTGAAAAAGTATTCACCCCCTCCAAAAAAGGCTCATTCAAAGAGGATATGCTCACAGGCGCACGCCGAAGCGGCAGAATACCCTACACAATAGACAGCCCCCACGACCTCTACGGATTTCTGCGTACAGGCAGACCCGTTCTTGTGTTTCTTAATCTGGGACTGGACATGTACCCCATCTGGCACTATGCGGTTGTGACAGGAATCCACGGCGGATACATCACAATGCACTCCGGCGACACTCCGGACGAAAGGCTTAAAACGGCAGTTTTTGACAAGATATGGTCAAGGGCAGGCTACTGGGGATTCGTTCTGCTGAAACCCGGCGAAGTGCCTGACGGCATAGACCCCGTACGTCTGTCCGAAGCGGCCTCGGCCTATGCGCTCTCCGATGCTTCGGGAGCAATAGCCACCCTTTCATACGCCTATGAACTGTACGACAGCAAACCTGTAATGTTCTCTTATGCCACAGCACTTTACATTTCAGGCAGAAAAACCGAATCCATCGACATCTTCCGCCGTATAACAGAAAAATATCCCGATGACGGCGACGGCTGGAACAACCTTGCACACGTCCTGAACGAGACCGGACTGAGCCGACTGGCTCTATATGCCGCACGCAGAGCGGTTGCCATAGGCGGAAAAAACATTGATGTCTATCAGGAAACTCTCGACTCAATTCAAACGCCTTGA
- a CDS encoding TetR/AcrR family transcriptional regulator, whose translation MEKTLSQRKKRAIVQAAAELFLDKGYGSVSMDNIAELANVSKRTVYNHFPSKELLFSEIVLEVRNDFGFPELEYMPGGNVSADLQDYAKKILAMIRNERFLKLLRLVMGESGRFPELRIAYSDQGMKSILDTVSDYLEAVGRPVDDRLLASQQYVGMIKECLFWPVLLGLIPMPTPEKDEYVIKDCVEKFIKLYDLA comes from the coding sequence GTGGAAAAAACACTGAGTCAGCGGAAGAAGAGGGCTATTGTTCAGGCTGCTGCGGAGCTGTTTCTGGACAAAGGCTACGGCAGCGTAAGCATGGACAACATAGCAGAGCTTGCCAATGTTTCAAAGCGCACCGTCTATAATCACTTCCCTTCAAAAGAACTGCTTTTCTCAGAAATTGTGCTTGAGGTTCGTAACGACTTCGGTTTTCCCGAGCTGGAATATATGCCGGGCGGAAACGTTTCCGCAGACCTTCAGGACTATGCGAAAAAAATACTGGCAATGATCCGCAACGAAAGATTTCTCAAACTATTAAGGCTTGTGATGGGCGAATCGGGGCGTTTTCCCGAACTGCGCATCGCCTATTCCGATCAGGGCATGAAATCCATTCTGGACACGGTCAGCGACTATCTGGAAGCTGTGGGCAGACCTGTGGACGACAGGCTCCTTGCCTCTCAGCAGTATGTGGGCATGATAAAAGAATGCCTTTTCTGGCCTGTGCTTCTGGGGCTTATCCCGATGCCGACCCCCGAAAAGGACGAATATGTAATAAAAGACTGTGTAGAGAAGTTTATAAAACTCTACGATCTGGCCTGA
- the htpX gene encoding zinc metalloprotease HtpX, producing the protein MNTLKTVLLMTALMVFFVFIGGLIGGRTGMYIAFGMAFAMNIFSYWFSSSIILKMYGAKEVSEAEYPALYRMVRNLSARAGIPMPKICVMQSATPNAFATGRNPKHGVVAVTTAIMGLLTEDELEGVIAHELAHINGRDILIGTVAATIAGAVMMLADMARWSAILGGMNNNDEENQNPLGMVGMIVVSILAPLAAMLIQMAISRSREYRADEEGGHLCGRPLSLASALEKISKGVEYRPMEEARPATAHMMIMNPFSAGKMMSLFSTHPPVEERVKRLREQARGQR; encoded by the coding sequence ATGAACACCCTTAAGACTGTTCTGCTCATGACTGCGCTGATGGTCTTCTTCGTGTTTATCGGAGGGCTCATTGGCGGGCGAACCGGTATGTACATCGCATTCGGTATGGCTTTCGCCATGAACATCTTCTCTTACTGGTTCAGCAGTTCCATCATCCTTAAGATGTACGGAGCGAAAGAAGTGTCCGAGGCGGAATATCCCGCCCTGTACCGCATGGTGCGCAACCTCTCCGCAAGAGCGGGGATACCCATGCCCAAGATCTGCGTTATGCAGAGCGCAACACCCAACGCATTCGCAACAGGCAGAAACCCCAAGCACGGAGTGGTAGCCGTTACAACTGCAATAATGGGTCTGCTTACGGAAGATGAGCTTGAAGGCGTTATCGCCCACGAGCTTGCACACATAAACGGACGTGACATCCTCATCGGAACCGTTGCGGCGACAATCGCAGGTGCGGTTATGATGCTTGCGGATATGGCACGCTGGTCTGCAATTCTGGGCGGAATGAACAACAACGATGAAGAGAACCAGAACCCTCTGGGTATGGTGGGAATGATAGTCGTGTCCATCCTTGCTCCCCTTGCGGCTATGCTCATTCAGATGGCAATCTCACGCTCAAGGGAATACAGAGCGGACGAAGAGGGCGGACATCTCTGCGGAAGACCTCTTTCGCTGGCTTCGGCTCTGGAGAAAATATCCAAAGGTGTGGAATACAGACCTATGGAAGAGGCCAGACCCGCAACAGCCCACATGATGATCATGAACCCCTTCTCCGCAGGCAAAATGATGAGCCTGTTTTCAACACACCCCCCTGTTGAGGAGCGTGTTAAGAGACTGCGTGAGCAGGCAAGAGGACAGCGTTAA
- a CDS encoding phosphatase PAP2 family protein, with the protein MTVSASYRLLIFLLLACGVSLMFLDIPVAEFFKSHENKVFFRFSTEITELGKSDIYLPVSLAVWVIFRKRNPLVARIALSFFLAIIISGMASNLLKFFFGRNRPVMLYDFDTYGFEFLHTRYYKTSFPSGHTTVAAALGAMTALHWRKLTIPAVIFVILMAVTRLSTLNHFLSDTLAGMILGIGTALIIYRRMFQARS; encoded by the coding sequence ATGACCGTATCGGCATCATACCGGCTTCTTATTTTTCTGCTTCTTGCCTGCGGGGTTTCACTGATGTTTCTCGACATTCCCGTAGCTGAGTTTTTCAAATCCCACGAAAACAAAGTATTCTTCCGTTTCAGCACGGAGATCACCGAGCTGGGCAAATCCGACATATATCTTCCCGTTTCGCTGGCTGTCTGGGTTATTTTCAGAAAAAGAAACCCGCTGGTGGCCAGAATAGCCCTTTCGTTCTTTCTGGCTATAATCATATCCGGAATGGCCTCAAACCTGCTCAAATTCTTTTTCGGACGCAACCGCCCCGTAATGCTTTACGACTTCGACACCTACGGTTTTGAATTTCTGCACACCAGATATTATAAAACGTCCTTCCCATCCGGCCACACAACTGTTGCGGCTGCTCTGGGCGCAATGACAGCACTCCACTGGAGAAAACTGACGATTCCGGCGGTAATATTCGTTATTCTGATGGCAGTGACAAGGCTTTCAACCCTGAACCATTTTCTGAGTGACACTCTGGCAGGGATGATTCTGGGGATAGGAACCGCTCTGATAATCTACAGGCGGATGTTTCAGGCCAGATCGTAG
- the fmt gene encoding methionyl-tRNA formyltransferase: MKTVFMGTPEMAVPTLKALVENNIDVALVITQTDKPKGRGNQMQSPPVKEYADSLGIEVIQPKSLRNNPEVLEKLRSIAPDFIVVAAYGKILPQEVLDVPKKAPVNVHFSLLPKYRGAAPVNWAVIRGEDETGVATMLMDAGLDTGDILLVEKTPIGKKDAVMIAEELAETGAQLLIKTLKEFDSIIPVKQNDADMTYAPMMKKEDGHIKWAEKTAKEIECMIRGFVPWPAAYTFMDGKMFKLFAAEIVNIENNIEPGTIFDVTKKSFCVKCAKDALMITELQPEGKKRMPAVSFLAGAKLTGGEKFE, translated from the coding sequence ATGAAGACGGTTTTCATGGGTACGCCGGAGATGGCCGTACCGACACTTAAAGCACTGGTGGAAAATAATATAGATGTTGCTCTGGTCATAACCCAGACCGACAAGCCCAAAGGCAGAGGCAACCAGATGCAGTCCCCGCCCGTTAAGGAATATGCGGACTCTCTGGGGATCGAGGTAATTCAGCCCAAAAGTCTCAGGAACAATCCGGAGGTTCTGGAGAAACTCAGATCCATAGCCCCCGATTTCATAGTGGTTGCGGCATACGGAAAGATACTTCCTCAGGAGGTTCTGGACGTTCCCAAAAAAGCTCCGGTGAACGTGCATTTCTCACTGCTTCCCAAATACAGAGGCGCAGCCCCCGTAAACTGGGCGGTGATAAGAGGCGAGGACGAAACGGGAGTCGCCACAATGCTTATGGATGCGGGACTTGACACGGGAGACATTCTTCTGGTTGAGAAGACTCCTATCGGCAAAAAGGATGCTGTGATGATAGCCGAAGAACTTGCCGAAACAGGCGCACAGCTTCTGATAAAGACCCTTAAAGAGTTCGACAGCATAATACCCGTTAAGCAGAACGACGCCGACATGACCTATGCGCCCATGATGAAAAAAGAGGACGGGCATATAAAATGGGCGGAAAAAACAGCAAAGGAAATCGAGTGCATGATCAGGGGTTTTGTGCCCTGGCCTGCGGCATATACATTTATGGACGGCAAGATGTTCAAACTTTTTGCCGCTGAAATTGTCAACATAGAAAATAATATTGAACCCGGAACGATATTCGATGTCACTAAAAAAAGTTTTTGCGTTAAATGCGCAAAAGACGCCCTTATGATAACCGAACTTCAGCCCGAGGGGAAAAAGAGGATGCCCGCTGTCAGCTTTCTGGCAGGAGCCAAACTGACAGGCGGCGAAAAATTTGAGTAA
- a CDS encoding PA2779 family protein gives MKTAQAIAFCILLTAFQANAALVQPDASGEKINSFIARQDVKASLEKLGISAAEAQARAAALSPQEAEKLAASIDNVPAAGGVLSVIEDLIMLFADMFVDILAAIF, from the coding sequence ATGAAAACTGCGCAGGCTATTGCGTTCTGTATTCTGCTGACCGCCTTTCAGGCAAACGCCGCTCTGGTTCAGCCGGACGCAAGCGGAGAAAAAATAAACAGCTTTATCGCACGGCAGGATGTAAAAGCGAGTCTTGAAAAACTCGGAATATCCGCCGCAGAGGCTCAGGCAAGAGCCGCCGCCCTCTCACCGCAGGAGGCTGAAAAGCTTGCGGCATCAATAGACAATGTGCCCGCTGCGGGCGGAGTTCTTTCCGTCATTGAAGACCTTATAATGCTCTTTGCTGACATGTTCGTAGATATCCTCGCAGCCATCTTTTAG